In Candidatus Aminicenantes bacterium, a genomic segment contains:
- a CDS encoding sodium/proline symporter, with product MEAQTTQILTVMIAYLSLLILWGLYQGRKVKTGSDYAIAGRNLPGWAGALSERATGESSWALLGLPGAAYATGLTEIWTAIGCVAGIITAWVAIAWRLRDEAEKYDVNTFTEYIAKKHREVGKKIRMVGSTTIVFFFFFYVGAQFLGGGKTLHTMFGIDPRLGMLVTALIIVPYTIYGGFRSVVYTDVIQAVVMITALVVGPIVGVIYIANHPGLFANSIGGALSAAGPSFNSLTGAASGFGAGIVIAAGFSWFFGYLGGQPQLSMRFMAIRSAHQARQARNIGIAWTIVAYIGALCLGWIGLAIFGPGGLKDQEYVMPAVILELFPPTIAAVLITGAIAAMISTADSLLILSATELSENLIKPARKQMGSKVDGLLYSRVITALLAIVALILAYFSPSKLIFTLVSYVWAGIGGTFSVVILLSLFWKRFHGRAALITIVVGMVFTIFWISSGLDKEITSRLLTFLVAGSTALVTTWFVPPRKKMD from the coding sequence ATGGAAGCGCAAACCACCCAAATTCTGACCGTAATGATTGCCTACCTGAGCTTATTGATCCTCTGGGGGCTTTACCAGGGACGCAAGGTCAAAACCGGGTCCGATTACGCCATTGCCGGTCGCAACCTGCCCGGTTGGGCGGGCGCGCTATCGGAGCGGGCCACCGGCGAATCTTCCTGGGCCCTGCTGGGGCTTCCCGGTGCAGCCTATGCCACGGGCCTGACTGAAATCTGGACGGCCATTGGTTGCGTGGCGGGAATCATTACCGCCTGGGTCGCCATTGCCTGGCGCCTGCGAGATGAAGCAGAGAAATACGATGTAAACACTTTCACCGAGTACATCGCCAAAAAGCACAGGGAAGTAGGCAAAAAAATCCGCATGGTGGGCAGCACTACCATTGTCTTTTTCTTTTTCTTTTACGTAGGCGCGCAATTTCTCGGGGGCGGAAAAACGCTACACACCATGTTCGGTATCGACCCCCGGCTGGGAATGCTCGTCACCGCGTTGATCATCGTGCCCTACACGATTTACGGCGGCTTCCGCAGTGTTGTTTATACGGACGTAATACAGGCCGTAGTCATGATCACGGCCCTGGTGGTGGGACCCATTGTCGGTGTCATTTACATCGCCAACCACCCCGGATTGTTCGCAAATTCCATTGGCGGCGCCCTGTCCGCGGCCGGCCCATCTTTCAATTCCCTGACCGGCGCCGCATCGGGATTCGGCGCCGGCATTGTGATTGCCGCCGGATTTTCATGGTTCTTCGGCTACCTGGGTGGTCAACCGCAATTGAGCATGCGATTTATGGCCATCCGCTCCGCGCATCAGGCCAGGCAGGCCCGCAACATCGGCATCGCCTGGACCATTGTGGCCTACATCGGCGCCCTTTGCCTGGGATGGATCGGACTCGCCATATTCGGTCCCGGTGGCCTGAAAGACCAGGAATACGTGATGCCCGCGGTGATTCTTGAGCTGTTCCCCCCGACCATCGCGGCCGTCCTGATTACCGGAGCCATTGCCGCCATGATCTCCACGGCTGACTCCCTCTTGATCCTGTCGGCCACGGAGTTATCGGAAAACCTGATCAAACCCGCCCGCAAGCAAATGGGAAGTAAAGTGGACGGTTTGCTATACTCGCGGGTCATCACCGCCCTGCTGGCCATTGTGGCGTTGATACTGGCCTATTTCTCGCCATCCAAACTGATTTTTACCCTGGTCAGTTACGTTTGGGCCGGAATCGGCGGCACCTTTTCCGTGGTGATTCTGCTGTCCCTGTTCTGGAAACGCTTCCACGGCCGGGCCGCCCTGATTACCATTGTCGTGGGCATGGTTTTTACCATATTCTGGATCAGCAGCGGGCTGGACAAAGAGATCACCTCACGCCTGCTTACCTTCCTGGTTGCCGGTTCCACCGCCCTGGTCACAACCTGGTTCGTGCCTCCACGAAAGAAAATGGACTGA
- a CDS encoding class I SAM-dependent methyltransferase yields MKKSDIIQYYDETGPTTADEWYANPVLLPVIRDFIARMGSTPRVLDLGCGTGHESRRLVLEGAQVTGIDISPASVAVARERVPKADFHVMDFLNLDANFGPFDGIFASGSLIHLSPESLPLAGEIIRSLLVPGGYFLAIMQEGLSPRTHFPKVGNDRIRRTVYRITEAAARELFTKAGFAWDTRLCLDASLSRDHWAGFLFHLPAE; encoded by the coding sequence GTGAAAAAAAGCGACATCATCCAATACTACGACGAAACGGGCCCAACCACGGCCGATGAATGGTATGCCAATCCCGTTCTTTTGCCGGTTATTCGCGACTTTATCGCCCGCATGGGGTCAACCCCGCGGGTCCTGGATCTGGGTTGCGGCACAGGACATGAATCACGGCGCCTGGTCCTGGAAGGTGCACAAGTAACCGGGATCGACATCAGCCCCGCATCCGTTGCCGTGGCCCGGGAACGCGTCCCGAAAGCCGACTTCCACGTCATGGATTTTCTGAATCTGGATGCGAACTTTGGGCCTTTTGACGGAATATTCGCCAGTGGCTCTCTGATCCATCTCTCGCCTGAATCCCTGCCTTTGGCCGGGGAAATAATCCGTAGCCTGCTGGTTCCAGGTGGTTATTTCCTGGCCATCATGCAGGAAGGATTATCGCCACGAACCCATTTTCCCAAGGTAGGTAACGACCGAATCCGGCGCACGGTCTACCGCATCACCGAGGCCGCCGCCCGTGAGCTCTTCACCAAAGCCGGGTTTGCATGGGACACGCGCCTTTGTCTGGACGCCAGCCTCAGCCGGGACCATTGGGCGGGCTTCCTTTTTCACCTACCCGCAGAATAA
- a CDS encoding NYN domain-containing protein, whose product MNESIAILWDVENVTPHHDSMFINGLMDFSSEKGRIAVAMAYGDWTRTHLKKSSEILADHSFEMIHVPKSKKNSADITLITHAIELIFQYPHIRHLVLVTGDADFRPLLLSLRKHGIETIIICDSKSASEDLLMLADSYKDYRDLIPDTLDESGGEESETTRLSMEEAVALLKEAAQFMEKSKKPALLGPLKVRVKLLNPNFDERRLGFRSWKSFVLKAVDRDPQLHLETAANEMVVRITPGESPNGDPRIRLPFIIYNLLETIHKSEDKDDADWVGYSIVAQEMKNNRIDIREYGFSKMRKLMEAAEKRGLLETRSEDWNWYVRLTPEGQRYFSSSSPATHRRTRR is encoded by the coding sequence ATGAACGAATCCATCGCCATTTTGTGGGACGTGGAGAACGTTACGCCCCACCACGATTCCATGTTTATCAACGGACTCATGGATTTTTCCAGTGAAAAAGGTCGTATCGCGGTGGCCATGGCTTACGGCGACTGGACACGCACCCACCTGAAAAAATCTTCCGAGATCCTGGCGGATCATTCTTTTGAAATGATTCACGTGCCCAAGTCAAAAAAAAACAGCGCCGACATCACTCTCATCACGCACGCCATTGAACTCATTTTTCAATATCCCCACATCCGTCATCTGGTTCTTGTCACCGGTGATGCCGATTTTCGCCCGCTTTTGCTCAGCCTGCGAAAACACGGAATCGAAACCATCATTATCTGCGATTCCAAAAGCGCCAGCGAAGACCTCTTAATGCTGGCCGATTCCTACAAAGATTACCGCGACCTGATTCCGGACACCCTGGACGAATCCGGGGGAGAAGAGTCCGAGACCACGCGTTTGTCCATGGAGGAAGCCGTTGCCTTGCTGAAGGAAGCGGCCCAGTTCATGGAAAAGAGCAAGAAACCCGCCCTGCTCGGTCCCCTCAAGGTCCGTGTCAAGTTGTTGAATCCGAATTTCGATGAACGGCGCCTGGGTTTCCGTTCCTGGAAGTCGTTTGTGCTCAAAGCCGTGGACCGGGATCCCCAACTGCACCTGGAAACAGCCGCCAATGAAATGGTGGTGCGCATCACCCCCGGAGAGAGTCCCAACGGTGACCCCCGCATCCGCCTCCCCTTCATCATATACAACCTGCTGGAAACCATTCACAAGAGCGAGGACAAGGACGACGCGGACTGGGTGGGCTACTCTATCGTGGCCCAGGAAATGAAAAACAACCGCATCGACATCCGCGAGTACGGTTTCTCAAAAATGCGCAAGTTGATGGAAGCAGCGGAAAAACGCGGCCTGCTGGAAACCCGCAGCGAAGACTGGAACTGGTACGTGCGCCTGACACCCGAAGGACAACGCTACTTTTCCTCTTCTTCTCCAGCCACTCACCGCCGCACCCGTCGATAA
- a CDS encoding HAMP domain-containing protein, whose translation MKKTIFLKTFRTGTLILISAVALITVFTFASLKRWHKNDLQNHLQRLGLSLQPTVIEKLAKEPGVLDAWAKQMGKSINARISVILPGGSVLADSKAMPDNMDNHLDRPEISEAMAGDASSRQRFSRTIMADTLYIALPLQLESEIAGVLRISMTMESIRNLRHELEVRVTAILLSLFPLSLLLTYIHSRRISRPIQSLAQAARIVAEGDFTPRVYVSDGGELGELATSFNRMVGRQSDMINEMAQQRKQLETIFAAMREALAVITHDGTVLMSNLSFNKLVDDESPTGKKYWEVLRSSEFYQTIQSLIAAPRNHSREMESADRNYLVNFTLLPGTGDFVVTFLDITERRRLETMKRDFVGNVSHELKTPLTSIKGFLEVLEAEVRGSEGLRYLEIIRRNADRMIHIIQDLLLLSRMEDKSFSLNTREVSLSQLVRDTARMFETAVHRKGLKLTLDLCDKMSPINGDSSRLEDMLVNLLDNAVKYTESGGITVRLKAEASHVVLEVSDTGIGIPADLQERVFERFFVADASRSKENGGTGLGLSIVKHIVMLHEGEISINSTPHHGTTFTVRLPLAPSS comes from the coding sequence ATGAAAAAAACCATCTTTTTAAAGACGTTCCGGACCGGTACACTCATATTGATCAGCGCCGTAGCCCTGATCACCGTTTTTACCTTTGCCAGTTTGAAACGCTGGCACAAGAACGATCTCCAGAATCATCTGCAACGACTGGGCCTTTCCCTGCAGCCCACGGTGATTGAAAAACTGGCAAAAGAACCGGGCGTCCTGGACGCCTGGGCCAAACAGATGGGCAAATCCATAAACGCGCGAATCAGTGTGATCCTTCCCGGCGGCAGTGTACTGGCGGATTCCAAGGCCATGCCGGATAACATGGACAATCATCTCGACCGGCCGGAAATATCCGAGGCCATGGCCGGCGATGCTTCGAGCCGGCAACGTTTCAGCCGCACCATCATGGCGGATACGCTCTATATCGCCCTGCCGCTGCAGTTAGAATCGGAAATCGCGGGAGTGTTGCGAATCAGTATGACCATGGAATCCATCCGCAACCTTCGACATGAACTCGAGGTGCGCGTTACCGCCATCCTGCTTTCACTTTTCCCCTTATCCCTGTTGCTGACCTATATCCATTCCCGGCGGATCTCACGCCCGATCCAGAGCCTTGCCCAAGCCGCCCGCATAGTAGCCGAGGGCGACTTTACACCCCGGGTTTACGTTTCTGACGGGGGCGAACTGGGTGAGCTGGCCACCAGTTTCAACCGCATGGTCGGCCGTCAATCCGATATGATTAATGAGATGGCCCAACAACGGAAACAATTGGAGACCATATTCGCCGCCATGCGCGAAGCTTTGGCCGTGATCACCCATGACGGCACCGTGCTCATGTCCAACCTGAGTTTCAACAAACTGGTCGACGATGAATCCCCCACCGGCAAGAAGTACTGGGAAGTACTGCGCAGCAGTGAATTTTACCAAACCATTCAATCCCTGATTGCCGCCCCGCGCAATCACTCCCGGGAAATGGAATCGGCGGACCGCAATTACCTGGTCAACTTCACCCTGCTTCCCGGTACAGGTGATTTCGTTGTCACTTTCCTGGACATCACCGAACGCCGCCGACTGGAGACCATGAAACGTGACTTTGTGGGCAATGTTTCGCATGAACTGAAAACCCCCCTGACCTCCATCAAGGGTTTTCTCGAAGTCCTGGAAGCCGAGGTCCGCGGGTCGGAAGGTCTGCGCTACCTGGAAATCATCCGCCGCAACGCCGATCGCATGATCCATATCATCCAGGACCTGCTTCTCCTCTCCCGCATGGAAGACAAGAGCTTCAGCCTGAATACCCGGGAAGTCTCTCTTTCGCAATTGGTGCGAGATACCGCACGCATGTTTGAAACCGCCGTTCACCGGAAAGGCCTGAAGCTGACGCTTGACCTTTGCGATAAGATGTCCCCGATCAACGGTGATTCCTCCCGCCTGGAAGACATGCTGGTCAACCTGCTTGACAACGCGGTCAAGTACACGGAGAGCGGCGGCATAACCGTTCGCTTAAAGGCGGAAGCTTCTCATGTGGTTTTGGAAGTCAGCGACACGGGAATCGGCATTCCCGCTGACCTTCAGGAACGGGTTTTTGAACGCTTTTTCGTGGCGGATGCGTCCCGCTCCAAGGAAAACGGCGGCACCGGATTGGGGCTTTCCATTGTCAAGCATATCGTGATGCTGCACGAGGGCGAAATCAGCATAAACAGCACCCCCCACCACGGCACCACCTTCACCGTGCGCCTGCCCCTGGCACCGTCCTCCTGA
- a CDS encoding response regulator transcription factor: MDNQQPVIAAIEDEPDIQELIRVHLEKAGFTVKSFSAALPFFHYLQEERPDLVLLDLMLPDISGIEICKKIKSNRRWEDIPILMLTAKSEEDDIVRGLDLGADDYMVKPFSTKELTARVRSVLRRSLSETGGSASRITVNDRFSIDLNRHEVIAGKDRIQLTRTEFIILSVLAERPGWVFSREKLLSRLWGDEKFVIDRTIDVHIKNMRDKLGKYGDMIQNVRGVGYKIEP, translated from the coding sequence ATGGACAATCAGCAACCCGTTATCGCCGCCATTGAGGATGAACCGGACATTCAAGAGTTGATCCGTGTTCACCTCGAGAAAGCGGGATTCACGGTGAAGAGTTTTTCAGCCGCCTTACCGTTCTTTCATTACTTGCAGGAGGAACGCCCCGACCTGGTTCTGCTGGACTTGATGTTGCCGGATATCAGCGGCATTGAGATCTGCAAGAAAATCAAATCCAACCGGCGCTGGGAAGATATCCCCATTCTGATGCTAACCGCAAAAAGCGAAGAAGACGATATCGTGAGGGGTTTGGACCTGGGCGCAGACGACTACATGGTCAAGCCTTTCTCCACCAAGGAACTCACGGCCCGAGTCCGCTCGGTGCTGCGCCGCAGCCTCAGCGAAACCGGCGGCAGCGCTTCACGCATCACCGTGAATGATCGCTTCTCGATCGACCTGAACCGCCATGAAGTGATTGCCGGCAAAGACAGGATCCAGTTAACCCGAACAGAGTTCATTATCCTCAGTGTCCTGGCTGAGCGCCCCGGCTGGGTGTTCAGCCGCGAAAAGCTGTTGTCCCGCCTCTGGGGTGACGAAAAGTTTGTTATCGACCGCACCATTGACGTGCATATCAAGAACATGCGCGACAAACTGGGCAAATACGGCGACATGATCCAGAACGTGCGTGGAGTCGGCTACAAGATCGAGCCATGA